Part of the Nostoc sp. ATCC 53789 genome, TCATGACAGTTAATTACACCTGGAACAGAAGTAGCGATCGCATGAATTGCTTCTGGTGCGATCGCCATTTGATCCACAAGCCAAGGCAAATTTTCTTTTAAAACTGACCAGCCACTCCAAAATACCAACAAGGCGACAGGAAAAGCTAACACCAAATCCATCCATTGATAACCTAGCCAAACTCCGATCAAACCGCCAATTACAGAGATTGTCACCCAAATATCACTCATGGTATGTGTAGCGTCAGCTATGAGGATTGAGCTACCTACCCGCTTACCCACAGCACGTTCGTAAAACGCCACAAAAATATTCACGCCCAGCACAATTAGTAATAACCACAACTCCGGTGGCGATATTCTCACAGGTTCACCACCACCTTTGAGAATTCGTTCGATTGCTCCTTGCAGAATTTCAAAACAAGCTATTCCTAAAAATGAGGCTATTCCTAAAGCCCCCACAGCTTCAAACTTGCTGTGTCCATAGGGATGTTCGCGATCGGGCTGTGGAGAAGAAAATTTACTTGCAATTAATCCTAAAACGTTGTTGGCGCTATCTGTCACACTATGCAAGGCATCAGCTAGCAAGCTCAACGAACCTGTCCAGTAACCCACAAGTGCTTTCAATCCCATTACAAACAGGTTGAGTAGTAGGGTAATAATTAAAACTTTTCGTACTTCGGCGCGGTTATCGTAAACCATAGATAATTTATCACATCAAGCTCTATGACTTCTAATGTAGAACTCAAAACATAAATAAACACAAATAAAATGTATCAAAGTCTTACGCAGTAAGAATTAAGTCTCTCTATAGGCTCTATCTTTTTTACCATTCTGTTGAGATTATTTATAGCTAACAACAGCTACAAGCTTTATAGCTATTAGTAATGCCTTTATAAATAACAGCATATTTTTAGCATTAATTCCAGAAATATTTTAATTAATTTTGTTATTTCTACATCTAGTTACTCCAAACAAAATTGTATCCAGAGATATTATGACGACCATCAGTGGTGTGTACTTACTTAGGATAACTGACGAGTGAAGGAGTTTTATTTACTACCTTACAAGGATAAAGAAGCCTGTGCCTCATTCAAAAAATAGTCAAAATTTGAGCAGCAAAATCGAAAAATATTTACAGGTTTTGGAATAATTTAGTAAACCTAGAGGTAAATTTTCGCGTTCCCCTCGCTAAAAATAAATTAACAAGCCAGAGTAATGAGTAAAAATTTAATCCTCTTACGAGTTTGAGTAAGAACTTAAGCCATATAATTCCAAAGGTCAATTTTCCTCAGACGGCAAGTTTCAATCACGAATATTATGAGTACCAAAAAACTTACAGGTAAGGTGGCATTGGTAACAGGCGGCTCACGCGGTCTGGGAGCAGCGATCGCCAAACGTCTCGCAAACGATGGTGCAGCAGTCGCTCTCACGTACACTAGCTCGCCGCAAAAAGCCGACGAGGTGGTGCTTGCCATCGAAACGGCTGGTGGAAAAGCCCTGGCTCTTCGCGCCGACAGTGCCAATGTCGAAGCCGTGAAAAACGCTGTTGCCGAGACAGTGAAAGCCTTTGGTTGTCTTGACATCCTTGTGAACAATGCGGGGGTCGCCACTTTAGCCCCAATCGATCAATTCTCAATGGATGATTTTGATCGCCTGATCGCGGTTAACATCAAGGGTGTCTTTGTGGCAACTCAGGAGGCTGTCCGCCACATGGGTGAGGGCGGACGGATCGTTATGATTGGCAGCGTCAACAGTGACATAATGCCTTTTGCTGGCGGCTCCGTTTACGCTTTAACCAAGGGTGCGATCGCAAGCTTCACACGCGGTCTTGCCCGCGATCTCGGCCCTCGTGGCATCACGGTGAACAATATTCAACCCGGCCCGATAGACACTGACATGAATCCGGCGGAAGGGCCCTTTGCCGACACTATGAAAAGTATGATTGCCCTCCAACGGTATGGTCGAACAGAAGAAGTCGCCGAGATGGTTTCCTATCTCGCCAGTGCAGAAGCTGGTTTCATTACCGGTGCAAGCCTGAAGATTGATGGTGGCTTTGCAGCCTGATAAAGCAGAACCAAGAAAAATCCGATCGTGTAAATCTGTGTGGCGACAATATCAGCGCTTGGGGGTGCATCCTCAAAAAATTGGGCTTCGCCGCCGTCGATCTCGGCGGCTTCGTCTCTTCTTCCGGTAAGATTAGTACTTATCAATAAGCTTTAATAAAAACTTATGTCTTCAATTCCTCTAACATTGAACCTAATTGAAGGTTCTGTCTCCTTCAGTTTTTCACCCCAAGCAGCACGAGAATTAAAGACAGCGACAGATCAACTGATGGAGCGCCTGAAAGCTGTCGCCGCTAAACCCACTCCTGGCGGTGGTAAAGTCACTCCCCAGCCTCCAATGGAATATCGTTATACGGGTGAAGTATTTTTAGAAATTTTCTGTAATCCTAATATCTGGCCAACGCCTTTCGCAGCCAAAGTTTTGCTCACTGTCCGCAACGTCAACATCCGCTTGACTACTGAAGCTGAACTTACCCGTATTATTGAAGACATTAACCAATATTTAGAGCAGGTCGAATAATCGTTTATGTAATTTTTCTCTGCTTTTAGAGATTTTTTAACAAATAATCCTATACAAATTTGATTTGGGATTTTGCGAAAATTGAGCCAGTTACTTGCGGAGGCTTCCTCTATTGTCGCAACTGGTGTCGGTTAGCCCGACTGAGCAAACTTTTTCAGACGGATTCTACAGATTCTACATTTGAACAGCAAGCGATCGCTTCCCTAAAGTAAGCGATGCTGTCAATTGCGAGTCAAAAGTGAAGTTCCTACACTTCTATCGGATCAATGTAGGAGCTTCACCGAATTTACATATTAAACTCAAGCTGTAGCACCAGATATACAGAAAAAATGGTTCTGATGCCTTCTTTAACTTGAAAACTTATATAAATTAAGACTCCAATGCTTCTGTGTTAATGAAAAACGCAAGATTCTTTATGGGGCAATGCTCATTAAAAACCAGAGATTATCCCCCAAATTGGGCGTAGGATCGTTGACTGTGACATCCACACATCGAAAATTAACCCCCAACCCCAAACCCGAAATCAAACATTGATTTAGTCGTTGTCCCACTGTTCACGACCAATTAGGTCGCCAATGCGATCGCGCAACAAAAAGTCACATTTCTCTAATTCACATTCAACGCAAACCCACTCTCTCGCTGGAATGTATTGGCAAAGGGTATATATTGGCTGTTGTCGGCTAATCATTCCCTTTTGCACCAGTCGACGTGCTTCGTCTTGGATCAAATCGAGAGAGTAGTAATTGATAGAAGGCACCGTATTCACACTCATGGTTTTTACTCACAAATTAACACTTACGATAGTGTTCCCGTTAATAATTAGGAACAAACATTACAGAAATTAGACTTGTGGCTAGTATTTTGTAGTTTGCTATACGGAACTATTTTTATTTTGACGCTAGATATCCTGAAATTATCTCAAGAAATGTTAAGAAAGTCAACGAATCCTGACATTTATCAAAAATCTGCTTTACAAAAAAAATTCCGAGTAGTTAACTTAACCTGCTATGGCGGTTGTATGGTTTTTATGCAACAAGTCTGAAAGTCTTGCCATTACTGTATTTAGGCAAGATTCGCTGGGTGGTAAGAATTCATATTGCAATCGCTTACATATCAAATAATCACCTTAAAGCCGGATCTAGAACTGCTGGTATTTATCTAAGGGTAAACAACACAAGAATATTTGTCAGATACTACGGTATAAACTGTTGCAAAACATAACGGCTAAAGTACACTACGAAGGCTTTTACCCTATCATCTGTTAACAATTTCTTAAGTAAAATTGCAATTGCTTAGTTATTTTCAGCACTAATATTACACAGTTTTCTTTTGCTCAACATCTGTAGAAGGGTGGAGTAAAGGCAGGAGGAGCAAATCAGTTGGGGATTCAACCCCTAAGATTTGAAGCCACCGTTGCGTTAGCTTCCCACAGGGTACAGCCAAAACCATAATTTTCACTTAACGGAAATTCATGTAAACGCATACTCCTAGGTCGAAGCAAGCTATGCAAAGCATCTCTAGAGAAGCGGCTACTCTACGAATTCTCCAACGGAGTACCCACAGAGTATTGCCCCTACCGGGTGTAGTTTTGCGTAAGTCCTAGTAGAGTCAAGACGAAAGCCAAGGCAAACATCAAGCGTATAGATGCAACTACCGATCGCTGAAGTTGGTTATGGTTACATTAAAACAGACGCGATCTAGTCACGTCTGTAAACTGTTTGGCGGATTTGCTGAGATTAATTGTTCTGAAGTTACATTGTTATTTAAGTTACTTATTCACTAAATGATTCATCATCTTCATCTGTGCTGTCTTCTACTGCTAACAGGTTTTCTGGTGGACGATCGTGATTGAGTTGGCTTAGTAGTGCCAGTACCTTGTTACCGCGTTCTATGGAACGATCTTCGAGAAAGATGACCTCTGGTGTACGACGTAGCCGTACCCGCGCCCCAAGTTCACTGCGGACGTAACCTGTGGCTGACTTTAAGCCTGCCATTGTTTCTACCTTAGCTTCATCTGTACCATAGATACTGACGTAGATTTTGGCGTGTTGGAGATCGCCAGAAACATCAACATCAGTCACACTTACCATTCCTGTACCCACACGGTCATCCTTAATGCCGTTGAGCAGCATTTGGCTAACTTCCCGTTTGATCAATTCTGCAACGCGGGAAACCCGGCGATTTGTAGCCATAAAAATTTCGCCTCCTGACAGAGGTTGTACGACAAAAATAGATGCAATTTGGGTAGACAGTACTTAGCGAAAGCAACGCCAAGAGCAACCGTCTGTAGGGCATAGCCCCGATATAGCGCTAGTCTAGATTGCACTCAAGCCCAGCATTGCCCGTAGGGTGAAAGTAAGAAAGACTAGGCTGCTCACAAATAAACCTAAGAGGGCGATTAAGGTAACAGGGCGCTTCAACAGTGGCACTAATGGCGCAAAGGTGTTCAAAAACAGCCCTAAGACTATAGTAATTAAGTAGCGGGGGTAGCGAAAGACGTTATCCCAAAATCCGTCAAACATCTGAATCTAAACTGCCTTGTTATATACTTACGTTTGTTTTGATATGCTTTATCAACTCAATTGTAATCTATGCAGCCGGAAAATTAGCCAGCTAATATAAAATATGCCTCGTCGGTTATATTGGCTTTATTTAGTCACGATTATTTTCAGTTAAATCGCAAGTAAATGGTAATTCAAATCCCCAAGGAAACTAGCCCGCGTCCATTTTTGAAGTGGGCAGGGGGTAAAAGTAGGTTGATACAGCAATATATTCCTTATTTTCCCAAAAGTTATAAAAATTACTATGAACCATTCTTAGGTGGTGGTGCTGTTTTTTTCTATCTTCAACCAAAGACAGCAACTTTAACTGATATTAACGCCGAATTAATTAACACTTATTGTTGTGTTAGAGATAGTGTTGAAGAATTAATTTCTCTATTGAAAGAGCATAAAATTCGACATAATAAAGATTATTATTATAGTGTCAGAAACAACTCTGGTGGCACCGATATAGAAAAAGCGGCTCGTCTAATTTATCTTAATAAGACTTGTTTTAATGGTCTTTATCGAGTCAATTCTCAGGGAAAATTCAATGTGCCTTTAGGCAGATATGAAAATCCTAATATTTGTTCTGAGGTTTTACTGCAAACGGCATCAGAAGCGCTTTCTCATGCAGAAATTAAACAAGCAGATTTTACAGAAGTCCTAAATTATGCAACTAGCAGTGATGACTTTGTATTTTTTGACCCACCCTATCATCCTATAAGTGATACTAGCTATTTCACCGCTTATAGTCAAAATTGTTTTAGTAAAAAAGACCAAGAACTTTTAAGAGATACTTGTGCAGAGTTGGCAAGTCGTGGTGTTAAAGTTATGGTCTGTAATTCTGATAGCGAATTTATTAGAAATATTTATACAGATATCAATTTTGAAGCTTACAAAATCAAAGCAGCCCGATCAATTAACTCCAATATAAAAAATAGAGGCATGATTGACGAACTGTTAATTACATCTTTTAAAGATTTTTATTTGCCCAAGCAATAAATCTGTCTAAGCTATAAACTGCTAATAAATTATGGTTATCATTAACTCTTGTTTTTAGCCATTTGCTGGCACCTTCTCGCATACCTTCACCGCCTAAAATGACGATAGTTGGTGCAGGGTAATAGTGCTGGATGTTCATATTCAAGTAAGGAAACTTTTCATCGACAGAACCAGGGCTTTCTTGCCATTTGCACTCGAAAATTAAACCAGATGGCATTGCAGGTGAGCCAACAACATAAAAATCAACCTTCAAATCGGTATGATAAATCCCAGTTCCAATATAAATTTCTTTTCCATAGCGCTTTGGTAATAAAGCAGCATTTAGTATAAATTCTTTTGGGACATAGTTCCCTACTTGGAAATAATTATGTCCATTTAAGATTGCTTCAACATTTCCTTCTAAAATATTCCCAGACTTATTTGCCCGTCCGCCTTGAGTCAGAGCCATCCTAAATCCCTCTGCCAAAAGTCCTACTAATTATAGGATTTCACAGAAGTAGTAAAAAAGGGTCAGTTTCTTAATATGAATTTTTTATTCTGACGTAAACAAGGTTGGATTAATGGGTAAAAAATCGGAAATTATTGGTATTTTTGTACTAAATAAATACAAATGTATTAATAATTTTGATGAGGAACGAGTTAGTAATTGAGATAAATTCAGATAAGAGTTATTTGTGGAAGATCGTGGCGAATTGAAGGGTGAAATTTAAACGCATAGGCACTTTGCCTTCCCGCAGGGTAGGGGCGCAGAGGAAAGCGCATAGGCACGCAAAGAATTCGCTACAAATTAATGAAATTTTGTACTTAGTTTATAAGCTAAATTCGCGCTTCTCGTCCCAGTCATAGGCTTAGATAATGTTTTTTGCTTATTTCACCTTAGCTTCAACCTGTTTGTGCTTCAGTATGACCGTTGCGGATAGACCATGCTAGTTCTAACAGTTGAGTCCAGCGCTTTTGTAACTGTTTGGGGGTGCATTTGATGGTTTTTGCGATCGCTTGGTCAGTTTGTCTTGCAGTTTTCAACTGTAATATTTGCTGTTGTTGTTCTGTGAGTTGATTCACAAAGATTTCCCACTGCTGGGAAGATAAACCCAACTTTTGCTCTAAACCCGCGCCTAACCATTGATGTACTAATTGCCAGTGATGTTGTTTGGCAAACTTTTCTACGTGGTATTTAAAGCGTTGTTGGAGATAATCGCGTTGACGGCTGGTTAAACCGAGAATTTGGTCAATTTCTGGGGCTGAGAGGTCTTGAAGTTTCAAGCTGAGGTAGTTCATACAGTCAGATTGACCTTGAGACTCCAGATATTTCATCAATTCAGTGATGACGCGATCGCGTTCTGATTCTTCAGATGGATCGAAATTAGTTTGGGCAATCATCTGCGATCGCAACTGTTGCACCGCCGAGTTACGCTGATAAGATTCTGCTTCTTCACCCTTAGCAGACTCCACCGCCATTTCAATATCCACGGTAGTCTCTTGCGGCTGACGACGAGCAAAACCTTGGGCCCGCAGGATAATTAATTGCTGATTTGCACCACCAGGTAAATTGATGCGGCGTTTGGCGTACTGTTCTGTAAACGCCATATATTCAGCTAATTGCAGCTGAGTACGCGGTGTGTGATCGTGAGGTAGTTCGTTTTCTCTGCGGAAAGCTTTGATAGCTTCAATATAAAATGCTTGTAAAAAATCTTCAATTAGGCTGTAACGAGCATCAAAGCCCAACTCCGAGCCAGATAAAGTTACATGGCGGTAAACCATAGCACCCAAATTACTATGTAATTCCACCCGCCCTTGTTTGGAACCTAGTTGATAGTAACGTAAGCACTTTTGCATCCGATGCCTTCCCAGCGTAATCTGCCAGGATTTGATTTGCCCAGATGTTTGGATACGCGAGCTTTTATCGCAAATGCGTTCTACTTCTACGGCTATGCGGTTTGCTAAAGCTTCTACGCACCTGGGTGCTGCTTTCACTTGTGCTTGCATTTCTTGACACAGCAATTCAATCAAGGTTTCGCTGCTGCTGTCTGAAAATTCTTCGGTCGAAAGGTGGTTTTCAAAAATGGGTGTAGAGTTTGGTAGATTGATGACGTTAGCTTTCATGACTTTTCCAGGGAGTAGTATTGCACCGTAATTACAACGCAGACACAGCAATCAAGGCTAGCCTTGGCTGGAGGATCTTTGGGCATTTATCAATTAAGACTTGCCCCATATAATGCTCACATCTAAAGCTCATATATAAAACTGTAGGAAATACGAGAGAGTTACAGTTATGCCAATGTGTCGGTTCTTTCACAAGCCACCACATTGACGCGAGTACTCATGTACCCACCATTTTCTTAAAGTTGTCAAATCCCTTGCTGTACCTACTGTTACCACCATCCTGTTATTGCATCTGTGCCCGTCATAGACATCACGTTTAAATATGACAATTTAAAAACTGGAGTTGCTTTTATCACAATTTCCGAAACGGAGAGGTGTGCCTGTGAAGTGTCATTCTTATACCCATGCTGCTGCTGCTTCCCAACCTAAACCCCTCCGTATAATTGCTGCTTCGTCTCCGGTCATATCTAAGATGGTAGAGACTTCATAAGTAGGTTCTTCGCCAGTGTCTACAATTATGTCTACCAACTTGTCCAAACGGTCAAATAGCTCTACCCGTGACTGAACAGTTTCTGGCTCTATCCGAATCATGCCGTTATCTGCTTCATCTGGTGGCAGATGTGCTGAAGTTGAAATAATCGGATTGCCCAAAGCTGCCAGCAACTCCAAACACACAGTATGGTTTGGTACTCTAATTCCAGTACTTTTCCGCTTGGGGCTTTGCACCAATCGCGGTACTAATTTAGTTGCTGGGAGCAAAAACGTGTATGGCCCTGGAATCAGGCGTTTCATAATCCGATAGGCTGTGTCACTTACGAAGGCATAAGTTGCCACATTTGAAAGCGAGGGACATAAAAATGTCAGTGGTTTATCATTTGCTAGCTGTTTAATTTGCCGCACTCGTTCTACCGCCGACTTAGCATTCAAATCACAACCGATCGCATAAACTGTATCAGTAGGGTAAAGCATGACTGCGCCACTAGAAAGCGCCGACTTTATTTCCTCTATTCGGCGAACTTGAGGATTATCCGGATGAACTGAGAAAATTTTTGCCATAGAGGGATTGGGGACTGGGGACTGGGGAAGAATGACAAATGACTAATGACTAATGACTAATTTATTATGAATAAAATTGCTTATCTTCAATGTCCGACAGGAATTTCCGGTGATATGTGCCTGGGTGCTTTGGTAAGTTTGGGTGTTCCTGTGGAGTATTTAATTGAAAAGCTCAATGGATTGGGAATTGAACAGGAATATCAGTTAATAGCAGAACTTGTCCAACGGAATGGGCAACAGGCGACTAAAGTTCATGTGGATTTAGTACACGATCACCATCACCATGACCACCACGACCACGAACACAATCACCATCACACACGCCACTTGCCAGAAATAGAGCAGATGATTCTCAAAGCTGGGTTGCCATCACGGGCAGAAGCTTGGAGTTTGGCAGTATTCCGACAGCTAGCAGTCGCAGAAGGAGCGGTGCATGGGATTTCCCCTGAAAAAGTTCATTTTCATGAAGTGGGTGCTATAGATGCGATCGTAGATATTGTAGGTACTTGCCTGGGGTTAGATTGGTTGGGGATTGAGAGTAATGACGAAGGATGGCCCCTACTTTACTGCTCGGCGTTTCCCACTGGTGGCGGTACTGTTCGGGCTGCACATGGTCAAATGGCAGTACCAGTACCAGCAGTATTAAAACTTTGGGAAATGCGGGGTTGTCCAGTTTATAGCAATGGCATTGATAGAGAACTGGTAACGCCAACAGGAGCTGCGATCGCTACTACTTTGGTAAGAGACTTTGGTTCACCACCCGCGATCGCTATCAAGCAGGTAGGACTGGGAGCAGGAACCATAAATTTACCAATTCCCAATATTTTACGCCTCTGGCTGGGCGAAAGCACAAGTTTACAGTCAGATTTCGGCGATTCTGAAGATACTAGCTCAAATTTAGAAACTATCTCGGTACTAGAAACCCAAATTGATGATTTAAATCCGCAAGCGATCGGCTATGTTTTTGAGGCTTTGTTTGCTGCTGGTGCAGTGGATGTTTTTACCCAAGCGATCGGCATGAAAAAGTCCCGTCCAGGAATCTTGCTGACTGTGATTTGTCATCCAGAAAATTTCCTCAGTTGTGAAGCGGTTATATTCCGTGAAACTACAACTTTGGGTATTCGGCGAACAACTCAGCAACGCGCCATTTTACAACGGGAAATTCAACAAGTGGAAATTGAATATGGCAAAGTACGTGTCAAGGTGGCATGGAAGGGACAATCACCAGAAAAAGTTATTGCCAATGTGCAGCCAGAATATGAAGATTGTGCAGAATTAGCCAGAAAACATAATATCCCCTGGCGCGAAATTCAACGGTTGGCGCTACAAAATTGGTATTTGGTCAATAACTAAATCTCCTCGTTCCTATACTGCGTAGATTGGTGACAACTTAGGGAGTTCCAATTAAAAAATATCCCATCCCTGCGGGATGCTTCCCGCAGGGTACATAGGGGTGCAAGGCCTTGCGCCCCTACAAATCTAGAAATAATTTGGGATAATTTATTTTTTGCAAGTCCCTAAAGTACCTATATTTATTCTCCATCGGCATAACTGCCCAATTCGGAATATCATGGCGAAAAATAATGCTCCCAAGTGGAAGCAATTACAGAATAGTGTATTTCAGAATACTTCCAGATAACCACATCATCTGTATTAATTAACCCTAAAGTTTTAACGTGTACTGAATCAGGATACAAATCTACAATCAATAATCCGATCAGACAGATTTTTGTCTAGCAGCAGTTTCACAGGGATACCA contains:
- a CDS encoding 3-oxoacyl-ACP reductase family protein; translated protein: MSTKKLTGKVALVTGGSRGLGAAIAKRLANDGAAVALTYTSSPQKADEVVLAIETAGGKALALRADSANVEAVKNAVAETVKAFGCLDILVNNAGVATLAPIDQFSMDDFDRLIAVNIKGVFVATQEAVRHMGEGGRIVMIGSVNSDIMPFAGGSVYALTKGAIASFTRGLARDLGPRGITVNNIQPGPIDTDMNPAEGPFADTMKSMIALQRYGRTEEVAEMVSYLASAEAGFITGASLKIDGGFAA
- the rbfA gene encoding 30S ribosome-binding factor RbfA, translated to MATNRRVSRVAELIKREVSQMLLNGIKDDRVGTGMVSVTDVDVSGDLQHAKIYVSIYGTDEAKVETMAGLKSATGYVRSELGARVRLRRTPEVIFLEDRSIERGNKVLALLSQLNHDRPPENLLAVEDSTDEDDESFSE
- a CDS encoding L-threonylcarbamoyladenylate synthase, yielding MAKIFSVHPDNPQVRRIEEIKSALSSGAVMLYPTDTVYAIGCDLNAKSAVERVRQIKQLANDKPLTFLCPSLSNVATYAFVSDTAYRIMKRLIPGPYTFLLPATKLVPRLVQSPKRKSTGIRVPNHTVCLELLAALGNPIISTSAHLPPDEADNGMIRIEPETVQSRVELFDRLDKLVDIIVDTGEEPTYEVSTILDMTGDEAAIIRRGLGWEAAAAWV
- a CDS encoding PD-(D/E)XK nuclease superfamily protein, with the protein product MALTQGGRANKSGNILEGNVEAILNGHNYFQVGNYVPKEFILNAALLPKRYGKEIYIGTGIYHTDLKVDFYVVGSPAMPSGLIFECKWQESPGSVDEKFPYLNMNIQHYYPAPTIVILGGEGMREGASKWLKTRVNDNHNLLAVYSLDRFIAWANKNL
- a CDS encoding HetZ-related protein translates to MKANVINLPNSTPIFENHLSTEEFSDSSSETLIELLCQEMQAQVKAAPRCVEALANRIAVEVERICDKSSRIQTSGQIKSWQITLGRHRMQKCLRYYQLGSKQGRVELHSNLGAMVYRHVTLSGSELGFDARYSLIEDFLQAFYIEAIKAFRRENELPHDHTPRTQLQLAEYMAFTEQYAKRRINLPGGANQQLIILRAQGFARRQPQETTVDIEMAVESAKGEEAESYQRNSAVQQLRSQMIAQTNFDPSEESERDRVITELMKYLESQGQSDCMNYLSLKLQDLSAPEIDQILGLTSRQRDYLQQRFKYHVEKFAKQHHWQLVHQWLGAGLEQKLGLSSQQWEIFVNQLTEQQQQILQLKTARQTDQAIAKTIKCTPKQLQKRWTQLLELAWSIRNGHTEAQTG
- a CDS encoding DUF751 family protein, with translation MFDGFWDNVFRYPRYLITIVLGLFLNTFAPLVPLLKRPVTLIALLGLFVSSLVFLTFTLRAMLGLSAI
- a CDS encoding cation diffusion facilitator family transporter, coding for MVYDNRAEVRKVLIITLLLNLFVMGLKALVGYWTGSLSLLADALHSVTDSANNVLGLIASKFSSPQPDREHPYGHSKFEAVGALGIASFLGIACFEILQGAIERILKGGGEPVRISPPELWLLLIVLGVNIFVAFYERAVGKRVGSSILIADATHTMSDIWVTISVIGGLIGVWLGYQWMDLVLAFPVALLVFWSGWSVLKENLPWLVDQMAIAPEAIHAIATSVPGVINCHDIASRGVLGRQVFIEMHLIVNAPDVETAHHITEEVESRLEERFRPVRILIHVEPPAYKSEQISFETGLK
- a CDS encoding DUF4327 family protein, producing MSVNTVPSINYYSLDLIQDEARRLVQKGMISRQQPIYTLCQYIPAREWVCVECELEKCDFLLRDRIGDLIGREQWDND
- the larC gene encoding nickel pincer cofactor biosynthesis protein LarC, whose translation is MNKIAYLQCPTGISGDMCLGALVSLGVPVEYLIEKLNGLGIEQEYQLIAELVQRNGQQATKVHVDLVHDHHHHDHHDHEHNHHHTRHLPEIEQMILKAGLPSRAEAWSLAVFRQLAVAEGAVHGISPEKVHFHEVGAIDAIVDIVGTCLGLDWLGIESNDEGWPLLYCSAFPTGGGTVRAAHGQMAVPVPAVLKLWEMRGCPVYSNGIDRELVTPTGAAIATTLVRDFGSPPAIAIKQVGLGAGTINLPIPNILRLWLGESTSLQSDFGDSEDTSSNLETISVLETQIDDLNPQAIGYVFEALFAAGAVDVFTQAIGMKKSRPGILLTVICHPENFLSCEAVIFRETTTLGIRRTTQQRAILQREIQQVEIEYGKVRVKVAWKGQSPEKVIANVQPEYEDCAELARKHNIPWREIQRLALQNWYLVNN
- a CDS encoding DNA adenine methylase, which translates into the protein MVIQIPKETSPRPFLKWAGGKSRLIQQYIPYFPKSYKNYYEPFLGGGAVFFYLQPKTATLTDINAELINTYCCVRDSVEELISLLKEHKIRHNKDYYYSVRNNSGGTDIEKAARLIYLNKTCFNGLYRVNSQGKFNVPLGRYENPNICSEVLLQTASEALSHAEIKQADFTEVLNYATSSDDFVFFDPPYHPISDTSYFTAYSQNCFSKKDQELLRDTCAELASRGVKVMVCNSDSEFIRNIYTDINFEAYKIKAARSINSNIKNRGMIDELLITSFKDFYLPKQ